The Litoribrevibacter albus genome segment GATTACTGAATTAGGCTCGGAACGTTTGATGGAACTGGAGATTGATCCTGTTCCATTAGGTGCTGCTTCTCTGGGGCAAGTTCATAAAGCCGTTAGAAAATCTGATGGCAAAGTGGTGTGTTTGAAAGTCCAATACCCTGGCGTTGCTGAAGCCATTGATAGTGATTTAAGTTCCGTTGCATCTTTATTAAAGTTGACTCGATCCATTCAAATGGGGAAGGATTTTGACCAGTGGTTCAATGAAATTCGTTTCATGATGCACCGGGAAGTGGATTACTACGAAGAAGCACATACCACCAAAAAGTTTCGTCAGCTGTTGGCTAATGACCCTCGTTATGTCGTTCCAGAGGTCATTGATCGATATTCTACAGGATCAGTTTTGTGTACCAGTTTTGAAGAAGGTCTGACGGTGAATTCGGATTCGGTGTTAGGGCTGACTTTGGAGCGCAGAAATCACATTGCAAAATCGGCACTGGATCTGTTGTTTAAGGAACTCTTTGTTTGGAAAGAGATGCAGACTGATCCGAACTTTGGTAACTATCGAATTCGTTTGTCTGAGGATGGAAAGTCCGACCAATTGGTCTTACTGGATTTTGGCGCAGTGCGTTCGTTTGATGATTCGGTGATGAAGCCGGTTCAGTTGATGATCAAAGGCGGTTATTTACGGGATAAGAAACGAGTATTGGAAGGGGCCATTGCTGTTAATTTCATGCAGGATTATTTCCCGCCGAAAGTTCTTAATGCCTTTACTGAGATTGTCTATGATCTGGTTGAACCATTTGCAAACGGTCAACATCCACCACCTGCGTTTGCGCTCAACCAGTACGGTGAATATTGTTGGTCTTTGAGTGATCTTCCGGCCCGGGTTGCCCGCAAAGCAACTATTTCAGCGGTGTCTAAGCATTTCAATATGCCGCCAAAAGAGTTTCTGTTTTTACAGAGGAAATTGGTGGGCGTCTACACCATGATCTCTGTGCTGAATGCCGAATTTAACGGGCAAGATGTGTTCGATCCGTATTTCGAATTACTGGCTGATCATGTTTCACAGGAAGAGTTTCAAGAAGCGTAATTTTTGATTGTGGAACAGTGGGAAACAATCTTTTGGTGTTCGTTACATAAAATCACCACAAAGGTTGTTTCTCCTCTCGTAACCAACTCAATGCTTCATCCATCGACTCGAAAAAGCGCGCCTCGCCTGAAATAAACCAGGTGCCTATTTTGGCGGCATACTCCTGCCATTTTTTATTTCCATAGATCGCAATCTTGGCGAATTCATTACCGTGACTGAGGCCCAGTTTCAGATCGTCCCAGGCGGCTCTTAATTCCCAGCCTTCAAGCTCTGTGGCGTCGACATAAAAATTAATGTGCGGGTGATCAATGCCTTTAATGGCAGACTCCAACATAGGAACGATGTGTTGGTAATCTTGATGGGTGAGTTTTCCCTGTACTTTGAGGGTAAACAGAATCTCGTCTTCGATGCGTTCAACGCCAATTGACATGCCGTGTCGGATAGTGTTCATGATGGTTCCAACGTACGCTTTCAGTGAATTCTCAGTAAAAATTATGACTCTGTTTTAACTATAGAAGGTTCCGGTTAAATTGATAGGTTTCATCTAAAAACTTGTTATCTTGATCAGCATTTTATGTTCTACAATAGCAGGCTTTATTACACCTCCTTATTGATAGGCTCCTCCCCATGCTTCGTCGTTTCGAAAAAATCATTGATCCGTTTCCTGTAGAGGAACCGGAACAGCCGCCTGCCTCCTTGTATCAATTTTGTCGTCACCACATTAAAGGCATGGAAATACCGCTGATTGCGATGGCTGTGTTGTCGGCCATTTTGGCCATTTTGGAAGTTTATCTGTTTGGTTTCATGGGCGATTTGATTGATTGGCTGTCTACCGAAACGCCGGCCACCTTGTTTGAGAACCACGGGGATGAATTACTTGGCGTTGGCCTGTTATTGATGGTGGGGTTACCCATTCTGGTTTTCTTGCATGCGGCGATTTTGCATCTCGCTTTGTTGGGGAATTTCCCAATGCAGATTCGTTGGATGTCGCATCGTTATCTACTCAAGCAAAGCATGTCGTTTTATCAGAATGACTTTGCAGGCCGAATCGCAACCAAGGTAATGCAGACCTCGTTAGCCGTGCGGGAAACCGTGATGAAATTGTTGGATGTGATGGTGTACGTTGGTGTGTACGCTGTGGCGATTTTGGTTCTGGTGGCGCAAGCGGATTACCGAATGATGCTCCCTTTACTGACCTGGGTGATTTGCTACTCGCTGATACTCTATTTTTTCATCCCGCGTTTGAAACGTATTTCCACCAAACAAGCAGATGCCAGAGCGGAAATGACAGGACGTGTTGTGGACAGCTACACCAACATTGCAACCGTTAAATTGTTTTCGCACAGTCAACGAGAAGCGTCTTACGCCAAAGAGGGTATGGCCGCCTTTTTGCAGACCGTCTATACCCAAATGCGTTATGCCACTGGGCTGAGCTTTAGTGTCGATGTGATCAACTATATTCTGATCTTTGCGATGGCTTTTATTGGTATTTGGCTGTGGTCGGGTGAACTGATTACGGCAGGTGCCATTGCTGTGGCGGTGAGTTTGGCATTGCGATTGAACGGTATGTCTCAATGGATTATGTGGGAAATCTCGGCCTTGTTTGAAAACATTGGTACAGTGGCCGATGGTATGAATACCTTATCGCAACCTCAGGAAGTTTTGGATGTACCTGAGGCTAAACCTCTGCAAGTCACACACGGTGAAATCCAGTTTGACCACATTGAGTTCCACTACGGCAAGAAATCCGGGGTTATTGATGATTTGACGTTGAACATCAAACCGGGTGAAAAAGTCGGATTGGTTGGGCGATCGGGAGCCGGTAAATCTACCTTGGTTAACAGCTTGCTACGGTTTCATGACTTGGCCTCTGGCCGCATCTTGATTGATGGTCAGGACATCAGCGAAGTGCAACAAGAATCGCTTCGTGCCCAGATCGGTATGGTGACTCAGGATACCTCTCTGTTACACCGATCTGTTCGGGAGAATATCTTGTACGGCCATCCAACCGCGACCGAACAAGAAATGATTCAAGCCACACTCCAGGCCGAGGCCGATGAATTTATTCAAACCTTAAGCGATTTGGAAGGACGAGTAGGCTATGACGCCAAAGTCGGTGAGCGAGGCGTTAAGTTGTCTGGTGGACAACGCCAGCGCATTGCCATTGCTCGTGTGCTGTTGAAGGATGCACCGATTCTTGTCTTGGATGAGGCTACCTCGGCTCTAGACTCTGAAGTCGAAGCCTCCATCCAGAAAAGCTTAATTAAGCTTATGGAAAATAAAACGGTCATCGCCATTGCTCATCGTCTTTCTACCATCGCTGCAATGGATCGCTTAATCGTCATGGACAAAGGCGCCATCGTTGAACAAGGCACCCATCAGGAACTGGTTGAGAAGGGCGGTATTTACGCCCAGCTCTGGGCTCATCAAACAGGTGGGTTTATTGGGGAAGCTTAAATACGGTTGCTAAATTTGGTAAGAATAAGAAAGGAGGCGATGAGCCTCCTTTTTGGTGATTGGAGAAAAAATCAGACCTTAAACATACTTAGGCTGTCTTCTTGTTGACCGGCTTTTTCCACCATGTCCTGACAGTGTCTGGTTTGCTCTTCTGCGCCATCGGCCACGCTTTGGCTGATGTCGCGGATATTGGTGGTGTTTCGGTTAATTTCTTCGGTCGTTGCGCTTTGTTCTTCGGCGGCGGCTGCAATCTGAATGGTCATGTCTGAGATTTCAGAAATGGCATGACTGATGGCTTCGAGTGCATCATTGGCTTTAGCTGAAACTTCTTGCGTTTCATTGGCCATTTGCTGACTGTGGTTGATGGTTTGTTCGGCTTGTTTCACGCCCGTTTGCAGTTGATTGATCATGTTTTGAATTTCTTCGGTGGATTCTTGCGTACGAGAAGCAAGCGCACGTACTTCATCGGCAACCACGGCAAAACCTCGTCCTTGTTCACCGGCACGAGCCGCTTCAATTGCTGCGTTTAAGGCAAGTAAGTTGGTTTGTTCGGCAATGCCGGTAATGACCGAAAGAATGGATTCAATGTTATTGCTGTATTGAGCAAGGTTGGTAATGGTTTTAACGGCATCATTCATATCGCTGGAAAGCTGATTGATTGAGGTCGTCGTTTTCTGAACAATGCCTGCGCCGGTTTGAGCTGCTTCCAGAGCTGTTTGTGCGCTGTCTGCACCTCGTTGTGCGTTGTCAGCTACATCGTGAGCGGTAGAAGACATTTCTGCCATTGCTGTGGCTAGTTGATCCAATTCGGAGAGTTGTCTTTGTAGGCATTCTGAGGCTTGTACTGCAGCTTCTGCCGTTAGATTTGTGCTGCCACGAACACCGGTGGAGAGGTCTTTAATTTTAAGAATCAGCGACTGAAGGTGGCCAATGAACTGATTAAATTGTGTCGAGACTTCTCCAAACTCGTCGTTACTGACAATCGGTAAACGTTTAGTGAGATCGCCTTCGCCTCGGTTAATGTCGAGCAGGGATTGGTAGAGCAGTTGTAGTGGTTTTAGCACTTTGGTCATAACCAGGAAGAGAATCAGGGTGCTGGCAACAACGCCGATGATCGCAGCAAAAAATGCACGCCAACCGACGGCAGATGCTTCTGCCATGATAATGTCTTCTTCCACCACCACGCCAATCATCCAGTCACTTCCTTTAAGATTTGAAAGTGAATGATAGGAAGTGAATACGGATGTACCATCGATTTCCAAGGATTGAAGTTTGGATGTTAACTCAGGTGTTTTGCCTGTGAACAATTTAGAAATGGATTTACCGTTCAGTTCTGCATTGGGGTGACTGATGATGGTTCCTTTGTTTGTAAGCAGAAAAGCATAGCCGGAATTATTGAAATTAACGGTATTGACGGAATCTGAAACGGTTTTGAGACTCAAGTCGCCACCAAAGGCGCCTTTGAATTGACCTTTATCTGAAAAGTTGGCTACTACTGAAATTAATATTTCTTGGGTGCTGGCATCTGCATAGGGCTCGGTTAATGCAGCTTTCCCGTTGGCATCTTTGGCGACTTGATACCAAGGGCGTTTTCGAGCATCCCAGTTAGTTGGATTCCAGGATGTATCATTAGTAATGGCTTTGCCGTCTGTATCCAGGCCACCGAAAATCAGTAAGAATTCTTCTTTCAAAATAGGACGTTCGAAGACTTCTTGAATTCGTGCACCACTAAAACCGGCATCGATATCCTGTGCCATGAGGTTAATCAAATTGAGCTTTCCATTCAGCCAGTTAGCAATTTGATGCGCCAAGGCAGAACTGACTTCATTAATGGAGTTCTCGGTTTTTTGGTAGAGACTGTTTTTCACGGTAAGGTACTGAGACCAGGACAGAATGGTAATTACCGTGAGAAGAATCGTGGCACTGATACCGGCCACTTTATGGGAAACTTTCACAACAGCCTCCAAAAGGACTATAAAATCTAATGTAATAAAAATTCATCTTTTAGTGCTAATATGCACATAAATTTGAGATTAGTCCGAATCAGTCCATTATCAAGTTTTCACTGATGTGTCGTAGGAATGCTCTTACAGGGAGAGTCAGGTGAATCTTCTAAAAAATACCAGACATTACGTCTTTTTTAATAAGCTAGGTGTTAAAGGTGTCGTTCTTTCATTCGCCTTGGTTTGTCAATTTGTGAGCGCAGCCTCAGCCGAACCTCCCTTAGAGGAGTTATCTAATGACGAGCGATACAACCAGTGTGTTTTGAAGAGTGTTGAGATTGCTGGTGATGATGTAACGGCCAAAGATATTAAGAGCAACTGTATGCGTTTGGAGTTCGCCAATGAGGTAGAAGTACCTAAACGCATTTTGGTTGAGAAAGCGACGGAAAATAATCGATTCATTATTACCGCGCATCGACAAAACTACATTTTGCCATTCAGCTATATGCTTGACCCTAACCAGGAGCCGTATGAAAACATCGATTTTTATCCTGGCATCGAAGAACCTGTGGAAAACGAAGAGGTAAAGCTTCAGCTGAGCATTAAAGTGCCACTTACTTATTCCAGTATTTTTGTACCCAATGACACCATCTACTTTGGGTTTACCTTGAAGTCATTCTGGCAGTTTTACGCATCAGAAATTTCTTCTCCCTTCCGGGAAACCAACTACCGACCAGAAATTTATTATGAAGCGCCTATCCCAACCACGGTATGGGGCGGTACTTTGTTGACTCGACTGGGGATTGAGCATGAATCCAATGGAATGGGCGGTAACTTAAGCCGTAGCTGGAATCGTATTTTTGCAGGATTGGGGTTTGCTAAAAATAATTGGGGTGTTTATGTCCAGCCTTGGTATCGCTTACCTGAAGATGCCAAAGATTTTGATGGTGATCCGAAAGGAGACGATAACCCGGACATTAACAAATACATGGGCTATTACAGTGTGAATGGTGTCTATCGATTTAATGATGAGTATGAGCTGACGGGTGGATTCCGCTATAACTGGGCTACGGGTTATGGTTCGGTGGAGTCGGGAATCAGTTTTCCATTGTGGGGACGATTACGAGGTTTCGCACAGTATTTTCATGGTTACGGTGAAAGCCTGATTGACTATAACCACAATAATCAACGATTTGGCTTGGGCGTCATTCTAACGGACATTCTTTAAGCTCAGATCGTTTTTTACATTATTCATTTTTAATTTAATCAATTTCGCAAAAAGGAGCTGTTTGGCTCTTTTTTTGTATTTCTAACTTTACATTGTAAACTTTACTTTGTAAGGTTTGTTTTGTGTTTAGAAAATAACAAAAAAATTGAGGACATATCGATGACCGACTTTGATGTGATCGTGATAGGTGCGGGGAATGCTGGCTTAACGGCAGCGGTGGCTGCTCAACGAGGCGGCGCACGCACACTTCTTTTAGAACGACACAATATTCCTGGGGGATGCGCGACCTCGTTTGTTCGAGGTGACTATGAATTTGAAGTTGCTCTTCACCAATTGAGTGGTATGGGGACGGACGACAAACCGTTTATTCTTCGACAGATTTTCCAAAAGCTTGGGATTATGGATCGCTTAGAAGTGGTTCAAGAGCATTCCTTGTATCGCATTGTGATGCCGGGTGAATTTGATGTGACCTTGCCTGCCAGTGTGAAGGGGTTAATAGAGGTTCTGAGTAACGAGTTCCCCGAAGAAGCTGATGGCATTGCCAAATATATGAAGCTCTGCGAAACCCTCTGCCTAGAAGCTTTTATGATGATGCCTCGCGCAATGAGAGCGAATGACGAGAACATGCTCAAAGCGTCTTGTCCGAACTATGTGAAGTACGGTTTGAAATCCACTAAAGATGTGTTGGATGAGTTCTTCCAAAGTGAAAAGTTGAAGGCCATTATCGCTGCATACTGGTGTTACATCGGTATGCCGACTAAAGACATTCCGTTCATGGACATGGCGGTGATGATCTATTCCTACGCTGCCTACAAACCGTGTCATATCAAAGGCGGCTCCCAGGCGATTTCCAGTGCCTTGTTGGAATCCTTTATGGAAGCGGGCGGTGAAGTGCGTTTTAACTGCGGTGCGAAGAAAATCCTTACGGAAAATGATGCGGTTACTGCTGTTGTTACAGAGAATGGCGAAACCTTCAGTTGTTCTTCCGTGATTTCGAATTCCAGCCCGATTCATACCTTTAACGAGTTATTGGATACCGATCATCCGC includes the following:
- a CDS encoding phytoene desaturase family protein, translated to MTDFDVIVIGAGNAGLTAAVAAQRGGARTLLLERHNIPGGCATSFVRGDYEFEVALHQLSGMGTDDKPFILRQIFQKLGIMDRLEVVQEHSLYRIVMPGEFDVTLPASVKGLIEVLSNEFPEEADGIAKYMKLCETLCLEAFMMMPRAMRANDENMLKASCPNYVKYGLKSTKDVLDEFFQSEKLKAIIAAYWCYIGMPTKDIPFMDMAVMIYSYAAYKPCHIKGGSQAISSALLESFMEAGGEVRFNCGAKKILTENDAVTAVVTENGETFSCSSVISNSSPIHTFNELLDTDHPPIQAAQDMKSRRLGTSAFVLYIGLDCSPQDIGVNAASSFIIDSCDEEVAHKNMQSMTPPIHTMLTCYNFEDPSFAPEGKTTLSLLCLQYGEPWESIPPEDYAKTKYEFADHLIDHAERVFPGIRDNIEELEVGTPLTMMRYLNTPGGAIYGFQQNTQDGQLFRERMNAIDGLMLAGCWNGMGGFQPTYMIGESTGRAAVKKIKKKQAQQQASEAVLNTEAEGA
- a CDS encoding ABC1 kinase family protein produces the protein MAKKTKKHVEKIRTGSFERKFLMAKAGLVAGTRYASKSAGAMLKRQDQRRKAHKRALSQEAHYLVEELGKLKGSVVKIGQMMALYGELFLPEEITDALHTLEEDTTPVAWTTIHHALITELGSERLMELEIDPVPLGAASLGQVHKAVRKSDGKVVCLKVQYPGVAEAIDSDLSSVASLLKLTRSIQMGKDFDQWFNEIRFMMHREVDYYEEAHTTKKFRQLLANDPRYVVPEVIDRYSTGSVLCTSFEEGLTVNSDSVLGLTLERRNHIAKSALDLLFKELFVWKEMQTDPNFGNYRIRLSEDGKSDQLVLLDFGAVRSFDDSVMKPVQLMIKGGYLRDKKRVLEGAIAVNFMQDYFPPKVLNAFTEIVYDLVEPFANGQHPPPAFALNQYGEYCWSLSDLPARVARKATISAVSKHFNMPPKEFLFLQRKLVGVYTMISVLNAEFNGQDVFDPYFELLADHVSQEEFQEA
- a CDS encoding ABC transporter ATP-binding protein → MLRRFEKIIDPFPVEEPEQPPASLYQFCRHHIKGMEIPLIAMAVLSAILAILEVYLFGFMGDLIDWLSTETPATLFENHGDELLGVGLLLMVGLPILVFLHAAILHLALLGNFPMQIRWMSHRYLLKQSMSFYQNDFAGRIATKVMQTSLAVRETVMKLLDVMVYVGVYAVAILVLVAQADYRMMLPLLTWVICYSLILYFFIPRLKRISTKQADARAEMTGRVVDSYTNIATVKLFSHSQREASYAKEGMAAFLQTVYTQMRYATGLSFSVDVINYILIFAMAFIGIWLWSGELITAGAIAVAVSLALRLNGMSQWIMWEISALFENIGTVADGMNTLSQPQEVLDVPEAKPLQVTHGEIQFDHIEFHYGKKSGVIDDLTLNIKPGEKVGLVGRSGAGKSTLVNSLLRFHDLASGRILIDGQDISEVQQESLRAQIGMVTQDTSLLHRSVRENILYGHPTATEQEMIQATLQAEADEFIQTLSDLEGRVGYDAKVGERGVKLSGGQRQRIAIARVLLKDAPILVLDEATSALDSEVEASIQKSLIKLMENKTVIAIAHRLSTIAAMDRLIVMDKGAIVEQGTHQELVEKGGIYAQLWAHQTGGFIGEA
- a CDS encoding STAS/SEC14 domain-containing protein, yielding MNTIRHGMSIGVERIEDEILFTLKVQGKLTHQDYQHIVPMLESAIKGIDHPHINFYVDATELEGWELRAAWDDLKLGLSHGNEFAKIAIYGNKKWQEYAAKIGTWFISGEARFFESMDEALSWLREEKQPLW
- a CDS encoding phospholipase A, with amino-acid sequence MSAASAEPPLEELSNDERYNQCVLKSVEIAGDDVTAKDIKSNCMRLEFANEVEVPKRILVEKATENNRFIITAHRQNYILPFSYMLDPNQEPYENIDFYPGIEEPVENEEVKLQLSIKVPLTYSSIFVPNDTIYFGFTLKSFWQFYASEISSPFRETNYRPEIYYEAPIPTTVWGGTLLTRLGIEHESNGMGGNLSRSWNRIFAGLGFAKNNWGVYVQPWYRLPEDAKDFDGDPKGDDNPDINKYMGYYSVNGVYRFNDEYELTGGFRYNWATGYGSVESGISFPLWGRLRGFAQYFHGYGESLIDYNHNNQRFGLGVILTDIL
- a CDS encoding methyl-accepting chemotaxis protein produces the protein MKVSHKVAGISATILLTVITILSWSQYLTVKNSLYQKTENSINEVSSALAHQIANWLNGKLNLINLMAQDIDAGFSGARIQEVFERPILKEEFLLIFGGLDTDGKAITNDTSWNPTNWDARKRPWYQVAKDANGKAALTEPYADASTQEILISVVANFSDKGQFKGAFGGDLSLKTVSDSVNTVNFNNSGYAFLLTNKGTIISHPNAELNGKSISKLFTGKTPELTSKLQSLEIDGTSVFTSYHSLSNLKGSDWMIGVVVEEDIIMAEASAVGWRAFFAAIIGVVASTLILFLVMTKVLKPLQLLYQSLLDINRGEGDLTKRLPIVSNDEFGEVSTQFNQFIGHLQSLILKIKDLSTGVRGSTNLTAEAAVQASECLQRQLSELDQLATAMAEMSSTAHDVADNAQRGADSAQTALEAAQTGAGIVQKTTTSINQLSSDMNDAVKTITNLAQYSNNIESILSVITGIAEQTNLLALNAAIEAARAGEQGRGFAVVADEVRALASRTQESTEEIQNMINQLQTGVKQAEQTINHSQQMANETQEVSAKANDALEAISHAISEISDMTIQIAAAAEEQSATTEEINRNTTNIRDISQSVADGAEEQTRHCQDMVEKAGQQEDSLSMFKV